In bacterium, the genomic stretch GGTGGCGCCGGCCTGGGCAGCGCCCTCGGCGGCGAGGATCTCGGCGAGGTGCAGGCCGCGGAAGGGGCGGCCGCGCTGGCGGGCGCGGCCTTCGAGCTGGAGCAGGCAGCTCGCGTCGGTAAGGGCGAGGGTGTCGGTGCCCGCGGCGGCGAGTGCGGCGAGGCGAGCATCGGCCATCGCCGCCGACAGCTCGGGCAGCTTGACGGCGAAGACACCGCCGAAACCGCAGCACTCGCGCTCGGGATCGGAGGCTTCGACCAGCTCCAGGCCCTCGACGGCGGCGAGCAGGCGGCGCGGCGCCTCGGCGATGCCCAGCTCGCGCAGGGCGTGGCAGCCGTCCTGGAAGGCGACGCGGCCCGGCCAGCGCGCGCCGACCGTCTCGCGGCCGAGCACGTTCACCAGGTAGTCGCTGAGCTCGTGGCAGCGCGGGGCGAGGGCCGCGAATTCAGCGCGCTCGGCGGGGCTCAGGCCCGGCAGTTCGGGATAGCGGCGCAGCATCGCCACGCAGCTCGCCGAGGGGCTGACGACGCGCTCGGCGCTGCCGAAGCGGCGCAGGAAGTGGCGCGCCGCGGGGAGGGCGAAGTCGGGATGGCCGGCGTTGTAGGCCGGCTGGCCGCAGCAGGTCTGGTCGGCCGGGTAGCGCCAGTCGACGCCGAGCCGCTCGAGCAGGCGGGCCGTCGCCAGGCCGATCGCCGGCCGCAAGTGCTCGATGTAGCAGGGGACTAAGAGGAGAACTGGCATGGCCGCTACGCTACTCCAGGGAGATGCAGCTCGCCAGCCCGAAGTCGGGCCGGCCGGTACCATTCATGTGGTTTGGAGTTGACCCGGTTTCCAGGACCCTTTGCTGCCCTGGTAGCGAGAGGAGTCCGCGCTGCCTTGGTCCCGAACGCCCTTTGCGAGTCGTTCTCTGCTACACTTGAGTGTGAGTGCCTGGATCGGCAGCGCTTCAAGACGCAGCGCGTGGCACGGATGGCGGCCTTCAAT encodes the following:
- a CDS encoding (Fe-S)-binding protein; the protein is MPVLLLVPCYIEHLRPAIGLATARLLERLGVDWRYPADQTCCGQPAYNAGHPDFALPAARHFLRRFGSAERVVSPSASCVAMLRRYPELPGLSPAERAEFAALAPRCHELSDYLVNVLGRETVGARWPGRVAFQDGCHALRELGIAEAPRRLLAAVEGLELVEASDPERECCGFGGVFAVKLPELSAAMADARLAALAAAGTDTLALTDASCLLQLEGRARQRGRPFRGLHLAEILAAEGAAQAGATGGAAQAGVAGDTAA